One Helianthus annuus cultivar XRQ/B chromosome 7, HanXRQr2.0-SUNRISE, whole genome shotgun sequence genomic region harbors:
- the LOC110868583 gene encoding uncharacterized protein LOC110868583, giving the protein MHTDWGPAAVAVIMFILLSPGMLFQLPARSRVVEFGNLQTSGISILVHAVLYFCIYTILVVAIGIHIRT; this is encoded by the coding sequence ATGCATACTGATTGGGGGCCTGCAGCTGTAGCGGTGATTATGTTTATATTACTATCGCCGGGGATGCTATTTCAACTACCCGCGAGGTCCCGAGTGGTAGAATTTGGGAACTTGCAAACAAGTGGCATATCAATCCTAGTTCATGCGGTTTTGTACTTTTGTATTTACACCATCTTGGTTGTAGCTATCGGTATTCATATTCGTACTTGA